One segment of Oscillospiraceae bacterium MB08-C2-2 DNA contains the following:
- a CDS encoding nitroreductase family protein, which produces MDLMDAIRSRHSVRSYTDQKIQGDTADSLRQLIEACNAESGLHIQLCLDEPEAFSGMMARYGKFSNVRNYIALVGKKSDTLDEKCGYYGEKVVLRAQQLGLSTCWVAMSYSKGKSAAVTHAGEKQLMVIALGYGQNSGSPHKGKSIQQLCQVEGELPSWFKMGMEAVQLAPTAMNQQKFSFELTGSKVKATAGSGFYTKVDLGIARYHFEVGAGENDWQWV; this is translated from the coding sequence ATGGATTTAATGGATGCAATTCGGTCACGCCACTCTGTTCGCAGTTACACCGATCAAAAGATTCAAGGAGATACAGCCGATTCGCTTCGTCAGTTGATTGAGGCGTGCAACGCTGAAAGCGGCCTGCACATTCAGCTTTGCCTCGACGAGCCTGAAGCCTTTAGTGGAATGATGGCCCGGTACGGCAAATTCAGCAATGTGAGAAACTACATTGCTCTTGTGGGCAAAAAAAGCGACACACTAGACGAAAAGTGCGGCTATTATGGCGAGAAAGTTGTTTTACGGGCGCAGCAGTTGGGGCTCAGCACCTGTTGGGTGGCCATGAGCTACAGCAAAGGCAAAAGTGCCGCTGTTACCCACGCAGGAGAAAAACAGCTGATGGTGATCGCCCTTGGCTATGGTCAAAACAGCGGCTCACCCCACAAAGGCAAAAGCATCCAGCAGCTTTGCCAGGTGGAGGGTGAACTGCCGAGCTGGTTCAAAATGGGCATGGAAGCTGTTCAGCTGGCTCCCACCGCTATGAATCAGCAAAAATTCAGCTTTGAGCTGACGGGCAGCAAAGTAAAGGCAACAGCAGGTTCTGGTTTTTATACCAAGGTGGATTTGGGTATCGCCAGATATCACTTTGAAGTTGGTGCTGGCGAAAATGACTGGCAATGGGTCTGA